A single region of the Populus nigra chromosome 2, ddPopNigr1.1, whole genome shotgun sequence genome encodes:
- the LOC133682133 gene encoding uncharacterized protein LOC133682133 — MDRVKNSVDVSPFLLVEAAGDSEVDSDPTMSTIDLVDDDDDAESCSCDTFDHSGVSDIIKGACSEVEAYQVNYNVVDDDDDEEEEEEGVEVCQSWVHHVHVGLPVKQKSCVSVDSSNESMNEKEKDRLFWEACLAS; from the coding sequence ATGGACAGAGTGAAGAACTCTGTTGATGTGTCTCCTTTCTTGCTAGTGGAAGCTGCGGGTGATTCTGAGGTTGATTCCGATCCCACCATGTCCACTATAGAtcttgttgatgatgatgatgatgcagaATCATGTAGCTGTGATACATTTGACCATTCTGGTGTCAGTGACATCATTAAAGGTGCCTGCAGCGAGGTTGAAGCATACCAGGTCAATTACAATgtggttgatgatgatgatgatgaggaggaggaggaggagggagtTGAGGTTTGTCAATCATGGGTTCATCATGTCCACGTTGGATTACCAGTGAAGCAAAAGTCATGTGTTTCAGTGGATTCAAGCAATGAATCGATGAACGAGAAGGAGAAGGATAGGTTGTTTTGGGAGGCCTGCTTGGCTTCCTAA